The genomic stretch tcgATAGTAAATTAAATCAAAGGACCTAACTAAATTTATTGGGGGTAGGGCAAAGGGCaaagggtttttgggtttttgagtATTTGAATCGAAGAGCAACGGCAAGGAATGCTTGCACTGCTAAGCACCAGTTGCAGAGCCATTAACCACAGACCTCTTCTTCTACCCATTTCCTTTCATACCCACCTCAACCTCAAAGCACCTTCCTTTCTTCCTCTCATGGCTTTCTCAACTGGGTCTCCTTCTCACTCTCCCTCTCCGCAGCTCACGAAGCGGGTTGGTACTCACAACGGGAGCTTTCACTGCGACGAAGCCCTCGGCTGCTTTATGATTCGCCTCACCGATAAGTTCTCCAATGCTGAAATCGTCCGCTCTCGTGATCCTCAGGTTcgttttcttcttatttttctaGTCATTCTGCTTTCATTTTCTGTTTGGTTATTGGGAAATTTGAAGTGGGGGAAAAGAGTGAGTTTTTGGATTTGGGGAAAAGGGTTTTTCATTTTTGTTTGTGGGTTGCAGGTTTTGGAGAGTCTGGACGCTGTTCTTGATGTTGGGGGTGTTTATGATCCTAGTCAGGATCGTTATGATCATCATCAGAAAGGGTTTCAAGAGGTTTTTGGTCACGGATTTTCTACCAAGCTAAGTAGTGCCGGTCTTGTTTATAAGGTAATAAATCCTTTTGATGCAGTTTGCTAATTTTTAAAGAAGAGAGTTGTAATGGAAAATATTTCAAATTGAAATGAGATTTACTTGAGACAATAGATTAAAGATGATGAGTTTTTTAATTTGACATTATCAGAAATGGAAATTAGCAAAATGGTAATATTTCATTCTTTCACTTGCTCAACATAAGTCTTTTTACTAATTTAGCTTTGTTCTTTTGCAaatgaaatttatattttttggTTAGTGACCTTGCATAATCTTACTAATTATGTGGAGGCAACCAATATATGAACAAAGTAGAACGATTTCAATCGTGGACAACGCTTCTCTTATCTATTTTCTCATGACAATCTACTGTTCGTAAAAAAGTGGTATTAGCGTTTGTTGGTATTCTATATGTTTTTAGTTTGTTAATTTGGAGCCATTGGAAGTATCTGAATTTTCTTGTTATTTGCCGTTTGTAGCATTTTGGAAAGGAGATTATAGCCAAGGAGCTTCAAGTTGATGAAGAACACCCAGATGTGTTCAGACTATTTTTGGCAATTTACAAAAGTTTCATGGAGGTACTAATACGATATTTCTAAACTTTTCATTTATGTCTTTCATTGGAGCTTGTTTTAATGTAAATTTTAAACAAGGAGTTGCTATGGAGACTAATACTTTTTTTGTAACAGGCAATTGATGCTGTTGATAATGGCATTAATAAGTACGATACAGATCAGCCTCCACGGTATGTCAATAATACACATCTGTCTTCAAGAGTGGGAAGATTAAATTTGGACTGGATTGATCCTGACCAATCATCCACAAAGGAGAATGAAGCCTTTCATAAAGCAATGGCTCTGGCGGGTGGCGAATTTTTAGATGTGAGGTTTTATGCAGTTCAAAGAGTAAACATCAAAGGGCTCCTGGTTGATTAAAGTATTTTGTTTGTTTATATCTGTTTCTTTTCTTCACATACTTACTTCTGGTTTATGCAGAGTCTTCGGTTTCATGCAAGATCATGGTTGCCGGCAAGATCTATTGTAATGGAGTGCCTTTCCGCAAGATGGGATATTGATCCTAGTGGAGAAATTATGGTTTTGGACCGATTTTGCCCTGTAAGTATACATATTCTTATCTTGCGATTTGGAAGTCTTGTTGAGCAGGATATATATTGTATTCCACAGCGGTAACTTAGTGGCTACTTGGCCTCTTATATCTAGTCTTGTTGAGCAGGATATATTGAACTCATAAACTATATTGCTTTGTACTATTAAAACTGAATTTGGACTTATTTGAGTTGTCCATATGATGAACTACAGTGGAAGCTTCACTTATTCGAGCTTGAGGAGGAGTTGAAGACTAGCCCTTCAATCAAATATGTTCTTTATCAGGTACTCAATTGTCTTCTCCCTTCAAATTCTTTGCCCCTTGAGCTTGCTGCATGCAAATCAATATATTGTCTATAAGtcgggtttatacttttttggaccaaTTTGAATTCTTAGATTTGACAAATTACTGTTTGGaccttattttttgtaaaatagttaaaatagaactctaagctcaattttaatgaatgaaaaattgaatataataacacagtttttaagtaaaatgattttatttttgttttgaattattagtaaggtaaattatttgtaattttagttgataaaacattgatcaaaatcgggtttaaggttttattttaaatatttttataaaatatagggtccaaaaagtaatttgtcaaaacattaCTGGGTCTAACGCTTCTTAAAATCAGGAGCTCACAGGTTCTTGATATTTGAGAAAATAGTGTTTGTAAAATGGAAAGGCATATGGCTTGAATGAGAGAAAATATGAAATTAATCAAGTACTTGAACAACTTGCAGGACGAGAGGGCCAAACAATGGCGAGTGCAAGCAGTGGCAGTATCTCCCGATAGATTCGAGAGCCGCAAGGCTCTGGCATCGCAATGGCGAGGTCTTAGAGACGAAGAGCTCTCAAAGGCAACAGAAATCCCTGGCTGCGTTTTTGTCCACATGAGTGGCTTCATTGGTGGAAACCAAACATACGATGGTGCTCTGGCCATGGCAAGAGCTAGTTTGAAGCTTTGAAAAGATGATTATGTACCCAAATTCTGTTCCTCATTATCAATTCAATTACTTTTATAGCAGAAACTGTTTACTATATTGTTGTATTGATTAGGTTTTGGGTATTCAAACACAAAGGAAATACCCCAAATCAGTTTTGCTTTTCCTCTTAATTGTATGAACAACATGCTGATCTTTTAGACCTAATCCAAGAATGGTTACAGTTTTCATTCATTCACTCTCAGTCCTTATGTACTTAATTACTGTAATTACTCTCATTTAACTAACAACTCAGATTTGTGGTCCCATCAAGTTCTAAATCAAACTCTTTTTTTCATTattagatgattttttttttactatttttctTGTTTATTTCAGTGCCATTTTACATTCATATTTGataaatcatataaaaaaaacatttttgaaataatcaaatttattttcattattatcaaaatatttttatttttataattaattaaaagagctGAAATTTTAAAACTTCAATACTATTCTCCtacttaaatttttaattaatattttcttctaatatattaaaaaatatataaaaagaattATTTTTAGAAACTAGAGGGCATAAACTGATAAAGCAATCAAAGAAAGTAGTGAAGttgtataattaatttaaattaagaaATTATATTTGTGTTAGTATTTAAAGGAGGCCTATAAATTTCAGAGCTTTTTACAGTCTTCGCTTCTTCTCAATCCAAACTCAGTTCAGACAAAGATCCTTTCTTTTTCTTGGTCCTACAGCAATGGCGGTCTCATTCACTGCCATCTTTCCCCTCCAGCCTCGTTCGAAATCACCCATCTCTTTCACTCGATCCCCTCTTCCTATCCCTAAACCATTTTCATTCAAAACCCTAAACCCTACCAGTACCAGAACCCCCAAATTCTTGACCAAATCTAAATCTTCCAAACCCATCACCTCCGATCGTTTCCTCTCCGACAATGTCATCTCCGGCTCAGCCTCCACTCTCCCCATCGTCTCTACTCCAACACTCAAATCCCGCCTCCACGCCGGCGAAACTCTCTACGGCATTTTCCTCATGAGTTTCTCTCCTACTCTCGCCGAGATCGCCGGACTCTCCGGCTACGATTTCGTCGTTGTCGACATGGAGCACGGTCCCGGTGGCATCCCCGAAGCTCTGAGCTGCCTCCGTGCCGTCGCCGCCACGCAGACTCCGGCAATCATCCGACTTCCGGAGACCAGCCCCACTTGGGCGAAGAAAGCCCTCGATCTTGGCCCCCAAGGGATTATGTTCCCGATGATCGATTCCCCCAAAGAAGCCAAGAAAGCCGTCTCGTACTGTCGATTCCCGCCGGCCGGGATTCGTGGCACGGCCCACACCGTCGTCAGGGCTTCCGGCTACGGAATAGACGAAGGGTATGCGAGTAATTACGCAGACGAGCTTCTCATCATGTGCCAAGTTGAATCGGAAGACGGAGCGAAGAAGGCAGGAGAAATCGCCGCCGTCGATGGCGTCGATTGCATTCAAATGGGACCGTTGGATCTGAGCGCGAGCATGGGGTATTTGTGGGATCCAGGGCACAAGAAGGTGAGGGAAATGTTGAGAACGGCGGAGAAGGGCGTACTCGAGACCACCGCCACCGCCAAGGGCGGAGCTTTCTTGGCCGGATTTGCTATGCCGCATGATTCGCCGGAGCAGATGAAGTCACGTGGGTATCACATGGTGTCCGGTGCGGTGGACGTTGGGATGTTCCGAAGCGCCGCCGTTGAAGATGTGAGGAGGTTTAAGATGAGTTTGATCGACGACTCTGATGACGAGTTGGACCACGATAAGGATTCTGACGAGAAGTACTGGAGCGAATGagattttctttttttaattgtAAAAATTTTCGTCAGGTTTTTGTTTCGAgtattttgagaaagaaaataataataataatatctgtCTGACTGTCTCCTCAGCAGTAAATAGGAAAACCtgaattagtttttttttttctctttaaaaTAATATGAATATTGGCAATTAATGACAAGGTAATGTAAGAAAAAATgtatttaattgtttttttttttgttaaatgtaTTTAATTGTATGTAAAAATGCTCAATTGAGTTTGGCATAAATCCATAGCATCACAAGTATTTGAGTATGGCAACTTGTTAGAAAACTGAGTTAGAGACCAAATATTCCTAACCATTTTACATAGCAAGACAACAAGTGGTATCAACATTACAGGCCTCTTCTTCTCAAATTCGAACTAACTCCCCAATTCTTGTCGATTTTCGAGCCAAAAAAGTTTCGTATTGGCTGATTCGGGTAGGGAGAAAGAGTTGTGTTTGAGACTTTTGTATTCACTTTTGACCGAATAGTTGTCATCCTTAGAATAGTCTTGAAACACCATAAATACGAAAACAACTGCTAATAAGATTTCCATTCCACTGACCATCTTCAACATTAGGTCGAATTTTAAAGGTGAATGAAGAGGGCGGGTTTTGAAGGTGAATGAACAGAACTTGGGGAGCCATTTGTCATTGAGAATCTTAACGTTGCTTCTCCATCTTGAGCTGGCTAGCACAACCTCGCCACCCCAAATGTGGGATATTACGCCATATAGTATAACTAAAGGAGTTGTTTTTTGGCTTCTAAGAAAGAACCATGTGTGAAGTAGCTTTCCTTGAGTACCCATTATAGTTTTCTAGCTAGGTTTAGCAAGAAGAGCTTGGTTAGATTCTCAAGGTTTCGAAACCGAAGCCATTGTTCATCTTGGCGTAATTTGTCCTAACTCCCCTAgt from Humulus lupulus chromosome 5, drHumLupu1.1, whole genome shotgun sequence encodes the following:
- the LOC133778660 gene encoding uncharacterized protein LOC133778660; protein product: MLALLSTSCRAINHRPLLLPISFHTHLNLKAPSFLPLMAFSTGSPSHSPSPQLTKRVGTHNGSFHCDEALGCFMIRLTDKFSNAEIVRSRDPQVLESLDAVLDVGGVYDPSQDRYDHHQKGFQEVFGHGFSTKLSSAGLVYKHFGKEIIAKELQVDEEHPDVFRLFLAIYKSFMEAIDAVDNGINKYDTDQPPRYVNNTHLSSRVGRLNLDWIDPDQSSTKENEAFHKAMALAGGEFLDSLRFHARSWLPARSIVMECLSARWDIDPSGEIMVLDRFCPWKLHLFELEEELKTSPSIKYVLYQDERAKQWRVQAVAVSPDRFESRKALASQWRGLRDEELSKATEIPGCVFVHMSGFIGGNQTYDGALAMARASLKL
- the LOC133778661 gene encoding uncharacterized protein LOC133778661, with the translated sequence MAVSFTAIFPLQPRSKSPISFTRSPLPIPKPFSFKTLNPTSTRTPKFLTKSKSSKPITSDRFLSDNVISGSASTLPIVSTPTLKSRLHAGETLYGIFLMSFSPTLAEIAGLSGYDFVVVDMEHGPGGIPEALSCLRAVAATQTPAIIRLPETSPTWAKKALDLGPQGIMFPMIDSPKEAKKAVSYCRFPPAGIRGTAHTVVRASGYGIDEGYASNYADELLIMCQVESEDGAKKAGEIAAVDGVDCIQMGPLDLSASMGYLWDPGHKKVREMLRTAEKGVLETTATAKGGAFLAGFAMPHDSPEQMKSRGYHMVSGAVDVGMFRSAAVEDVRRFKMSLIDDSDDELDHDKDSDEKYWSE